The DNA window AAATTTTTAACCGTCAAAGGCCCGGTGGTCATGAAATAAGGGTAATCAGGCGCCCTGCTTCCGTTCGGGTTTCCCATACTCCTCAACCCCTCCAGCATGAGCAGAACTCCAATCGCTAATGAAGCGATCAATGCTAATATTCCTATAATAATGTAATTTCTTTTTTTCATTAGTCTTCCAGATGTGTATTGGCAATGGTGATATTATTGAAATTCCCGACCGCAATCTCCTTATTTGCAATCAGGCTAATTTACTTTATTTTTTATGCTGAACCAGAATTATTTCAGGCTGTTGAACTTCTGAGGATTGGTATTAGAAATTTTACTTCGTTATGCAGCCATACAACCGGTGAATCCTTAATTTTTAGAATGCTGTCTGATACATGATCAGGGATTGGGTTTAATACTCTGCGCTTTTACATTAAAGAAGATTGTTATCAACTCACATGGAACCTGAATGCCCTGATTCAGGAAGATGTTGCAATACTGCCGCTGAATCTTCTAATGCTAAAATCAAAACTTCAGAGCGCAGCTGAGAGGTTTTATGGACACAGCATTCTTTCTGTTCAGATCAACTCAACTTTTTGCTTAGCCCCCAACTTTTGCCCTTAATCCGACTTCTGTAACTGATCCTCCATCCAGTTCATACAGCAATAAAAAAGGGACAGTCCTTACTAAAGACTGTCCCAAGTGACCCCGGAGGGATTCGAACCCCCAACCGTTGGAGCCGAAATCCAATATTCTATCCAGTTGAACTACGGAGCCATTTTGTATAGATGATGATTGATGATTTATAAATGATCATTCATCATCTATCAATTATATCTAGAATGTAATCTTCACCCCTCCCAGTACCTGTGCACCTAAAACTTTATAGCCTTTGTACGTCTGGTACTTTGAGCTCAGAAGATTATTTCCGAGTGCAAAAATACTAAAATTTTTGTGAATTTTATACTCTGCGGAAAGATTTAAATCAGCATAACCGCCAACTTTATCATTCCGGTCTTCCGTAGACCTGAAGATCATCCCGGAAGGTGCCGCTGGAGTCTGAACCGCTTCTATGGCATAAGAATTTGTGGTTCTGTCACTTGCGAAAATTCCTTTGAAGCCTAATAAGAGTTTTTTATCCAGCATGGTATACTTGGCTCCTATGCTTGCGGTAAGCAAAGGAACGTTATAAATATCTTCATAATTTTTCAGATCGTACTTCTGAAATCGGATTTCTCCGTCTAAACTCAGGTTGGCCAGCGGAAAATACTGTACGCTTCCCTTAATATCACTCACATTTCCGTCGTCATAAACAGCCGAAAAAGTATTGGCAAAATTGTATGCTGAACGGTTCAGGGTATAATCATTATCGAACAGCCCGTTAGCCTGGAAGAACATCATATTTCTTATTTTTCCGTAGCCTGCGGAGAAATCGTATTTTACCGTTTCATCAAAATCCCCTCTTAAACCTGCATAGAAATGGTACTGGGTTTCCGTAGGCCTCAGATACTGGTCAGAAAGAATAAAAGGATTCTGCTGCAAAAGGTCTGAATAGGTATTGAGCTTCAGGCCGCCGTCTACTCCACCGTAAAACTTGAACTCCTGGGCTGCAGCCAGCTGGAATTCAGCCTGCGGGAACCAGTAGGCTTTGTTATTCTTCATCTGTTCAGCCATAAGGGCATTATTGTTCTTGGCATTCAGGAAGGTAAATGATGAACCTAGCATCAGATAGGATTCGCCTTTTCTGAACGTTAATTTCGGTGTCAGGTTCGTGTTGAAAAAGCTGGATGAATTTTTATCCCTGATAGCAAAATCCGTCTTTACGGTTTCCAGGCCTACCCCAAGGTCCGCATTCATCACAATGCCGGATTTACCCAGCTCCACTGCGTGCTTTGAGAAATTAGCCAGAATAGAAACCTGGTTTTCCTGAGCATCGAAATGGTCTTTTACGAAGGATGATTTTACCCGTACGTCATTAAGGATCTCATTGGAATAAAAATCATAGTATCCGTTCACCTTAAACTGATTGACTTTTTGCTTCAGGTCCACATCCGCAGAAGGCTGTAAGGCATAAATTCCATAATAATTATAGTTGTCCAGATCGTACTCCGCATTAAGATTGAATTTACCTTTATCGCCGTAGGAGTTCAGGAATGCCCCTATAGTAGCGGTGCTCTGCCCTGATTTCCAGTCATAATCTTTCTTAAGGCCGTTGGTAGAGAGCACGTGTACATCCCCTCCTACTTCCAGTTTATTTTCCAGGGTCTTGGAAATATTGGCATCCCCCAGGATTTTACCGTAATTCCCCATTCCGAACTGGAAATAATTGTTCTGGGCCGTAGCATCAAATTTAGGTGCCACATCTTCGCCCTGAATGGTTGAGGTCTTAAAGTCTGAAACCGTAGGAACATCTGTAATGGTATAGCGTACCGGGTTCTGGGATTTTTCTTCCGGCGGGTAGTTTTTAATCACTTCCACGGAAGTCTTCTTTTTCTCGATCTTCTTTACTTCCGGTTCCCTTTTTTTATTAAGAATCAGTTTCTCTTCCTTGATCTGGGAAAAGGCTGCTGATGAAACCCCTAAAAATATGATGGATAAAATTTGAATCTTTCTGTTCATTTCTTTGGTTGTATTAATGTATCATGTCAGATGCGCACTG is part of the Chryseobacterium camelliae genome and encodes:
- a CDS encoding TonB-dependent receptor, with the protein product MNRKIQILSIIFLGVSSAAFSQIKEEKLILNKKREPEVKKIEKKKTSVEVIKNYPPEEKSQNPVRYTITDVPTVSDFKTSTIQGEDVAPKFDATAQNNYFQFGMGNYGKILGDANISKTLENKLEVGGDVHVLSTNGLKKDYDWKSGQSTATIGAFLNSYGDKGKFNLNAEYDLDNYNYYGIYALQPSADVDLKQKVNQFKVNGYYDFYSNEILNDVRVKSSFVKDHFDAQENQVSILANFSKHAVELGKSGIVMNADLGVGLETVKTDFAIRDKNSSSFFNTNLTPKLTFRKGESYLMLGSSFTFLNAKNNNALMAEQMKNNKAYWFPQAEFQLAAAQEFKFYGGVDGGLKLNTYSDLLQQNPFILSDQYLRPTETQYHFYAGLRGDFDETVKYDFSAGYGKIRNMMFFQANGLFDNDYTLNRSAYNFANTFSAVYDDGNVSDIKGSVQYFPLANLSLDGEIRFQKYDLKNYEDIYNVPLLTASIGAKYTMLDKKLLLGFKGIFASDRTTNSYAIEAVQTPAAPSGMIFRSTEDRNDKVGGYADLNLSAEYKIHKNFSIFALGNNLLSSKYQTYKGYKVLGAQVLGGVKITF